Proteins found in one Thermovirga sp. genomic segment:
- a CDS encoding glycine dehydrogenase subunit 2, translating to EPWVIPEPFTIEPSESYSKEDLDEYLGILEQISKECYEEPEVIRNAPHRSTVHLIDHEYLDDPDRWAITWREYTKKYTGYFQRR from the coding sequence GAACCCTGGGTTATACCGGAGCCCTTCACCATTGAACCCAGCGAATCCTATTCAAAAGAGGACCTGGACGAGTACCTGGGCATCTTGGAGCAGATATCCAAGGAATGTTACGAGGAGCCGGAAGTCATAAGGAATGCCCCTCACCGCAGCACTGTTCACCTTATCGACCACGAATACTTGGACGATCCCGACCGATGGGCCATAACGTGGAGGGAGTATACGAAAAAATACACGGGGTACTTCCAGAGAAGATGA